A genomic window from Chrysoperla carnea chromosome 3, inChrCarn1.1, whole genome shotgun sequence includes:
- the LOC123295543 gene encoding elongator complex protein 6 has translation MASEVIAALELDKSDINNKLLIITERNDANSSFILSCVMSERYNKDSAFLIVTLANTFRHYHNVGMKLGYNLDKLSKIKKLDTIEILQHLSESICNSSNLEDHINFLDVNKTDIIKNLTNLIRFKLNELFRTNTNVCLIIDDISYLLDLNIPVRDIYIFKQNLKNMLNVMENLSIVLSVAVKSQEDLIIANSFRHIGDSVIELSGLKTGKSDLVTGVMHIRRLNEDLKSWGAQNIYHYKLLDRQIRIFAPGTANTIV, from the coding sequence atgGCAAGTGAAGTAATAGCAGCGCTTGAATTAGACAAATCagatataaataacaaattattaataataaccgAAAGAAATGACGCAAATAGCAGCTTTATTTTAAGTTGCGTTATGTCTGAAAGATATAATAAGGACTCAGCTTTTTTAATTGTTACATTGGCGAATACTTTTCGTCATTATCATAACGTTGGTATGAAATTAGGTTATAACTTGGACAAactatcaaaaatcaaaaagctTGATACTATTGAAATATTACAACATTTATCTGAGTCTATATGTAACTCGTCAAATTTGGAAGATCATATAAATTTCTTGGACGTTAATAAAACGGatataataaagaatttaacgaatttaattcgatttaaattaaatgaattatttagaaCTAATACAAATGTTTGTTTAATCATCGATGATATTagttatttattggatttaaataTTCCAGTAagagatatttatatatttaaacaaaatctaaaaaatatgttaaacgtAATGGAAAATTTATCGATTGTATTAAGTGTGGCCGTAAAAAGTCAGGAAGATTTAATAATAGCGAATAGTTTTCGACATATTGGTGATAGTGTAATTGAACTATCCGGATTAAAAACTGGTAAAAGTGATTTAGTGACTGGTGTTATGCATATTCGACGATTAAATGAAGATCTGAAATCGTGGGGTGCACagaatatttatcattataaattattggaTAGACAAATTCGAATATTCGCGCCAGGAACTGCCAATACTATTGTTTAA